Proteins from one Streptomyces sp. NBC_00289 genomic window:
- a CDS encoding roadblock/LC7 domain-containing protein, translating to MAVEAEVLNELRGLRTRMPQLTGSLAASADGLVLAQDMSGVEPEGLAALTAAALGIAHRLADTARRGEFCELLMRGKQGYVATYAAGPSAVLTLLADGRANVGRLHLEGRRSGARIAELVAAHLDAQAQGRDRRPASALDDIAPPAQGRTLGTLPVRLPRQSRPRLRPDTGE from the coding sequence ATGGCCGTCGAAGCCGAAGTCCTCAACGAGTTACGCGGGCTGCGTACCCGGATGCCGCAGCTGACGGGGTCCCTGGCGGCCAGCGCCGACGGTCTCGTCCTCGCGCAGGACATGTCCGGCGTGGAGCCCGAGGGTCTCGCCGCCCTCACGGCCGCCGCCCTCGGCATCGCCCACCGCCTGGCGGACACGGCCCGGCGCGGGGAGTTCTGCGAGCTGCTGATGCGGGGAAAGCAGGGCTACGTCGCCACCTACGCGGCCGGCCCCTCCGCCGTACTGACACTGCTGGCCGACGGCCGGGCCAACGTCGGCCGGCTGCATCTGGAGGGCCGGCGCAGCGGGGCCCGGATCGCGGAGCTCGTGGCGGCCCACCTCGACGCCCAGGCCCAGGGCCGCGACCGCCGCCCGGCATCGGCCCTGGACGACATCGCCCCGCCGGCGCAGGGCCGCACCCTCGGCACGTTGCCCGTGCGCCTGCCCAGACAGTCGCGGCCGCGACTGCGGCCGGACACCGGCGAGTAG
- the proP gene encoding glycine betaine/L-proline transporter ProP, translated as MVATEPDPVEAAAPPGAVRRHRTLFRAVRRRRNPPLRRTDITVTDEAAVKRAVQAASLGNAMEWFDFGIYSYLAVTIGHVFFPSGNDTVQLLSSFATFAVSFLVRPLGGMVFGPLGDKIGRKKVLATTMIMMAVGTFAIGLIPSYTTIGFWAPVLLILFRLVQGFSTGGEYGGASTFIAEYAPDRRRGYFGSFLELGTLAGYVGAAGLVTALTTLLGDGGMQSWGWRVPFLVAGPIGLVGLYLRLRLDETPAFQKLAGNSAGKASDAASTVETTAKGDVARIFRDHWPTLILCVCLVGAYNITDYMILSYMPTYLSDEMGYSEAHGLLILIATMVVLMLVISQVGRLSDRWGRKPLLMTGMLGFLLLSIPAFLLVGQGSLVAVSAGMLMLGLSLVCMLGTMSAALPALFPTHVRYGSLSIGYNLAASLFGGTTPLVITALISVTGTDMMPAYYAMAAALVGVVAVACMKETARQPLEGSPPSVETAREAAELVASRAPAPRF; from the coding sequence ATGGTGGCCACTGAGCCCGATCCCGTCGAGGCCGCCGCCCCTCCCGGAGCCGTCAGACGTCACCGCACCCTCTTCAGGGCGGTACGACGCCGCAGGAACCCGCCCCTTCGGCGGACCGACATCACGGTCACCGACGAGGCCGCCGTCAAGCGCGCCGTGCAGGCGGCCTCGCTCGGCAACGCCATGGAATGGTTCGACTTCGGCATCTACAGCTACCTCGCCGTCACCATCGGGCACGTGTTCTTCCCGTCCGGGAACGACACCGTCCAGCTCCTGTCGTCCTTCGCGACATTCGCGGTGTCCTTCCTGGTACGGCCGCTCGGCGGCATGGTCTTCGGGCCGTTGGGGGACAAGATCGGCCGCAAGAAGGTCCTCGCGACAACCATGATCATGATGGCTGTCGGCACCTTCGCCATCGGGCTGATCCCGTCGTACACCACGATCGGCTTCTGGGCCCCGGTGCTGTTGATCCTCTTCCGCCTCGTCCAGGGGTTCTCCACGGGCGGTGAGTACGGCGGTGCGTCCACCTTCATCGCCGAGTACGCGCCCGACCGGCGGCGCGGCTACTTCGGCAGCTTCCTCGAACTGGGCACGCTGGCCGGGTATGTGGGCGCGGCCGGTCTGGTGACGGCCCTCACCACGCTGCTGGGCGACGGCGGAATGCAGTCATGGGGCTGGCGCGTGCCGTTCCTGGTGGCCGGGCCGATCGGGCTGGTCGGCCTGTACCTGCGGCTGCGGCTGGACGAGACACCGGCGTTCCAGAAGCTGGCCGGCAACTCCGCCGGCAAGGCCTCCGACGCCGCGTCCACCGTCGAGACCACGGCCAAGGGCGACGTGGCCAGGATCTTCCGGGACCACTGGCCGACGCTGATCCTGTGCGTCTGTCTGGTCGGTGCCTACAACATCACGGACTACATGATCCTTTCGTACATGCCCACGTACCTGTCCGACGAGATGGGGTACTCCGAGGCGCACGGCCTGCTGATCCTGATCGCCACCATGGTGGTGCTGATGCTCGTGATCAGTCAGGTCGGCAGGCTCTCGGACCGGTGGGGACGCAAGCCCCTGCTCATGACGGGGATGCTCGGCTTCCTCCTCCTGTCCATACCGGCGTTTCTGCTGGTCGGGCAGGGGAGCCTGGTGGCTGTCTCGGCAGGCATGCTGATGCTGGGTCTGTCTCTGGTGTGCATGCTCGGCACCATGTCCGCCGCGCTGCCCGCGCTCTTCCCGACGCACGTGCGCTACGGTTCCCTGTCCATCGGCTACAACCTCGCCGCCTCCCTGTTCGGCGGGACGACACCCCTGGTGATCACGGCGCTGATCTCCGTGACCGGGACCGACATGATGCCCGCGTACTACGCGATGGCCGCGGCCCTGGTGGGTGTCGTCGCGGTGGCCTGTATGAAGGAGACGGCACGGCAGCCGCTGGAGGGTTCGCCGCCCTCGGTGGAGACGGCCCGGGAGGCCGCGGAACTCGTGGCGAGCAGGGCACCGGCACCGAGGTTCTGA
- a CDS encoding FAD binding domain-containing protein: protein MLLRLPTSVSEAQECLTEGAVPVGGATLVWATWQRDGFPEQAMSLREVPEARVVDREALGAAVLLNQIDERLPEVLRRAAATIGTGAVRRAATVGGNLVGSTLRCLLPAAYVLDARAVVLAVDGTYETDLAEVVAKRPLLLGLRWREPVVSGYRKLAGEAGGPPPLVVACAVHAEEGGRHRLRVAVRDGYEVLSDDTTCAVGADVDQVLRALRGTTLGALPATAWDVVHEQVTDLLARATDR from the coding sequence GTGTTGTTGCGTCTGCCCACATCCGTGTCCGAAGCGCAGGAGTGCCTGACCGAGGGAGCGGTCCCGGTGGGCGGGGCGACGCTCGTGTGGGCCACCTGGCAGCGGGACGGCTTCCCCGAGCAGGCAATGTCGCTGCGTGAGGTGCCGGAGGCCAGGGTCGTCGACCGGGAGGCGCTGGGCGCGGCCGTACTGCTGAACCAGATCGACGAACGGCTGCCGGAGGTACTGCGACGGGCGGCCGCCACCATAGGCACCGGCGCCGTGCGCCGCGCTGCCACGGTCGGCGGCAACCTCGTCGGCAGCACGCTGCGTTGTCTGCTGCCCGCGGCGTACGTGCTGGACGCCCGGGCAGTGGTGCTGGCGGTGGACGGGACCTACGAGACGGACCTTGCGGAGGTCGTGGCCAAACGTCCTCTGCTGCTCGGCCTGCGCTGGCGCGAACCGGTCGTCAGCGGGTACCGCAAGCTGGCGGGCGAAGCGGGCGGACCGCCGCCCCTCGTCGTCGCCTGCGCGGTGCATGCCGAGGAGGGCGGCCGGCACCGTCTTCGTGTCGCCGTCCGCGACGGCTACGAGGTGCTCAGCGACGACACGACCTGTGCTGTGGGCGCCGACGTCGACCAGGTGCTCCGGGCCCTGCGTGGCACGACACTCGGTGCGCTGCCCGCCACCGCCTGGGACGTGGTCCACGAGCAGGTGACCGACCTGCTGGCCAGGGCCACCGACCGCTGA
- a CDS encoding cysteine desulfurase-like protein, translating to MALDVDAVRAQIPALKSGTARFDAPGGTQTPQPVIDAITDALANPLANRGRTTEGERNAEAIVTAAREALADLLGARPRGIVFGRSATQLVYDLSRTLARTWDTGDEVVVSRLDHDANIRPWIQAADAVGATVRWADFDPATGELHPEDIEAVLSARTRLVAVTAASNLIGTRPDVPAIAALAHRAGALLHVDAVHYASHAAVDLTALGADTLVCSPYKFLGPHLGVLASSPELLETLRPDKLAPSTDVVPERFELGTLPYELLAGARAAVDFLAGLAPEASGSRRERLEAAFTAIEGHEDILRARIERGLADIRGLTVYSRAERRTPTLLFRVDGRESAAVSAHLAEHGVDAPAGTFYAAEAARRLGLADVGGVRVGLAPYTSIEDVDRLLEALGNIRP from the coding sequence ATGGCCCTCGACGTCGACGCCGTCCGCGCGCAGATCCCCGCCCTGAAGTCGGGCACCGCCCGCTTCGACGCGCCCGGCGGCACCCAGACCCCGCAACCGGTCATCGACGCCATCACCGACGCACTCGCCAACCCGCTGGCCAACCGGGGGCGGACCACGGAGGGTGAGCGCAACGCGGAGGCCATCGTCACCGCCGCCCGGGAGGCGCTGGCCGACCTGCTGGGCGCGCGACCGCGCGGCATCGTGTTCGGCCGCAGCGCCACCCAACTCGTGTACGACCTGTCCCGTACGCTCGCCAGGACCTGGGACACGGGTGACGAGGTGGTCGTCAGCCGGCTGGACCACGACGCCAACATCCGCCCCTGGATCCAGGCGGCGGACGCGGTCGGCGCCACCGTCCGATGGGCGGACTTCGACCCGGCCACCGGCGAGCTGCACCCCGAGGACATCGAAGCCGTGCTGTCGGCGCGGACCCGGCTGGTGGCCGTCACCGCCGCCTCCAACCTCATCGGCACCCGTCCCGACGTACCCGCGATAGCCGCCCTCGCCCACCGTGCCGGGGCCCTGCTGCACGTCGACGCGGTGCACTACGCCTCCCATGCCGCGGTCGACCTGACCGCGCTGGGCGCGGACACCCTGGTCTGCTCGCCGTACAAGTTCCTCGGCCCCCACCTCGGCGTCCTCGCGAGCAGCCCGGAACTCCTCGAGACCCTGCGCCCCGACAAGTTGGCGCCCTCCACCGACGTCGTCCCCGAACGCTTCGAACTGGGCACACTTCCCTACGAGTTGCTCGCGGGCGCCCGTGCGGCCGTGGACTTCCTCGCCGGCCTGGCACCGGAGGCGTCCGGCAGCCGCCGGGAACGTCTGGAGGCTGCTTTCACGGCGATCGAAGGCCATGAGGACATCCTGCGAGCCCGTATCGAGCGCGGGCTGGCCGACATCCGCGGACTCACCGTGTACTCGCGGGCCGAACGGCGTACGCCCACCCTGCTGTTCCGTGTGGACGGCCGTGAGTCGGCGGCCGTCTCGGCACACCTGGCAGAGCACGGCGTCGACGCCCCGGCCGGTACGTTCTACGCGGCGGAGGCCGCGCGTCGGCTGGGGCTCGCGGACGTGGGCGGAGTACGGGTCGGGCTCGCGCCGTACACCAGCATCGAGGACGTGGACCGGCTGCTCGAGGCGTTGGGGAACATCCGCCCCTGA
- a CDS encoding IclR family transcriptional regulator, translating to MGARDGPTLIGSVQRAFRLLEAVSAHENGAPAKQLARETGLSLPTAYHLLRTLVHDGYLRKLADGGFILGDKVQTLHTSGRGQALLSRVRPTLVALRDQFTTPAYLTFYEDGEIRVAEIVDGPRAPRVDLWVGFEDAGHATALGKSVLRELDDDSRKEYLSRHTLADLTPRTITSSPELLRRLDSSPVAPAVTDLEEYALGTVCVAVPVYSGDTVGSLGVSMPVNRLSRIEEIRARLLPTASRVTRSLSLTI from the coding sequence ATGGGTGCTCGCGACGGCCCGACGCTCATCGGCTCGGTGCAGCGGGCCTTCCGCCTGCTGGAGGCGGTGAGCGCACACGAGAACGGCGCGCCGGCGAAACAGCTGGCGCGTGAGACCGGCCTGTCCCTGCCCACCGCCTACCACCTGCTGCGGACCCTGGTGCACGACGGTTACCTGCGCAAACTCGCCGACGGCGGGTTCATCCTGGGTGACAAGGTGCAGACGCTGCACACCTCGGGCCGCGGCCAGGCGCTGCTCAGCCGGGTCCGTCCCACCCTCGTGGCGCTGCGCGACCAGTTCACGACCCCCGCCTACCTGACCTTCTACGAGGACGGCGAGATCCGGGTCGCCGAGATCGTCGACGGGCCCCGGGCGCCCCGTGTCGACCTGTGGGTGGGATTCGAGGACGCCGGACACGCCACCGCGCTGGGCAAGTCGGTGCTGCGCGAGCTGGACGACGACTCCCGCAAGGAGTACCTGTCCCGGCACACCCTCGCCGACCTCACACCACGCACCATCACCAGCTCTCCGGAACTGCTGCGGCGGCTCGACTCCTCACCCGTCGCCCCGGCCGTCACCGACCTGGAGGAGTACGCCCTCGGGACGGTCTGCGTGGCCGTGCCCGTCTACAGCGGGGACACGGTCGGCTCGCTCGGCGTCTCGATGCCGGTGAACCGGCTCTCCCGCATCGAGGAGATCAGGGCCCGGCTGCTCCCGACCGCGAGTCGGGTGACCAGGAGCCTGTCGCTCACTATCTGA